From the genome of Elusimicrobium sp., one region includes:
- the rpoC gene encoding DNA-directed RNA polymerase subunit beta', with the protein MQTKKVKKLNELNFFDFDAIKLGIASPEQISAWSFGEVKKPETINYRTLKPERDGLFCERIFGPTKDYECSCGKYRWVKFKGIKCDRCGVEITESKVRRERMGHIELAVPVAHVWFLRKNPSRIGIILDMRTSDLERVVYYASYVVIEDCVDSVTGRVDFKKGTLLTDVQVREARKKHGARLKVDIGAPAIKTLLEGIDFDKEIPALHEQLIATQSEMERTKLIRRIKTMEEFKESGNRPEWMILSVLPVIPPDLRPLVPLDGGRFAASDLNDLYRRIINRNNRLKHIESLRAPEVMIYNEKRLLQEAVDALIENGARGKVFIGPGGRPLKSLSDSIKGKHGRFRQNLLGKRVDYSGRSVIVVGPNLKLHQCGLPKLMALELFKPFIIGELMKKEGVTLKSAKKMLERVRPEIWDILEKVTKNHPVMLNRAPTLHRLGIQAFEPVLIEGKAIQLHPLTCAAFNADFDGDQMAVHVPLSLEAQMEARTLMLASNNILSPASGKPIAAPSHDMVLGVSFLTKVKDGDIGEGSIFGSKEDALVALEYGKLSYHAKIKVRGINAIPEPGANGKAETDASKWKDYTSVGRIIFNQAMPKGWEYINKTIGKKELGALVDECYKSKKYGRYEAVQLLDKIMKMGYHYATLSGLSISIADMTIPSVKQKYIDDAKKKVKEIQAQAEAGIITEGERYNKVIDIWTRVTDDVANELFKEMKKFEESKYDPSNKEHSGQRFNSVYLMADSGARGSRQQVRQLAGMRGLMAKPQKKLTGGQGEIIESPITANFREGLSVLEYFISTHGGRKGLSDTALKTADAGYLTRRLVDVAHNVVVTEEDCGTHNGIVVKSLMSGEEMVEPIEERILGRTSLEDVVVKVKKADGTEEEKTIIKEGDLITLEQSKQVKKYGVESVRIRSVLTCEAPFGVCSRCYGLSLATSSKSNPGDSVGIIAAQSIGEPGTQLTLRTFHIGGTASRVLSRSQAVAEIDGKVTFKDIKIITNRYDNKICISRNGSIFVEAGNGTIKEYKIQYGASVYTADKATVKKGSLLAEWDPHSIPVLAEVSGTVRLTDVVEGITLQEERNKVTGVIERKITASRMGKKNPRISIDGKDKKINFPLPIDTILMVENGEEVEPGDVLAKIGREAGGTKDITGGLPRIAELFEARRPKSPAIISEFEGIVSLETSPKGLIEVVVRNEETNQVKQYSIPQGKHLVVYEGDHVGVGEALTDGAIDPHDVLRVKGEKEAQEFLLNAIQEVYRLQGVTINDRHIEVIVRQMLGNVKILDAGDTHFLKGEVLSRASWLRENAKMKAAGKRLADAETILLGISKASLASESFISAASFQETTKVLTDAAITGQVDELAGLKENVIVGHLIPAGTGISARQIAEEFEQKRKETGEK; encoded by the coding sequence ATGCAAACGAAAAAAGTTAAAAAATTAAACGAACTCAACTTCTTTGATTTTGATGCCATCAAATTGGGCATTGCCAGCCCGGAACAGATTTCGGCGTGGTCTTTCGGGGAAGTAAAAAAACCGGAAACCATCAACTATCGCACCCTTAAACCGGAGCGCGACGGTCTGTTCTGCGAACGCATTTTCGGGCCTACGAAAGATTACGAATGCTCCTGCGGAAAATACCGCTGGGTAAAATTCAAAGGCATTAAATGTGACCGCTGCGGTGTGGAAATTACGGAATCTAAAGTCCGCCGCGAACGCATGGGCCACATTGAATTGGCCGTGCCGGTGGCTCACGTGTGGTTCTTGAGAAAGAACCCCTCCCGCATCGGTATTATCTTGGATATGCGCACCAGCGATTTGGAACGCGTGGTCTACTATGCTTCTTATGTAGTAATTGAAGACTGTGTAGATAGCGTAACCGGCCGCGTAGACTTCAAAAAAGGCACGCTCCTTACCGACGTGCAAGTGCGCGAAGCCCGCAAAAAACACGGTGCCCGTTTGAAAGTGGACATCGGTGCCCCGGCTATTAAAACCTTGTTGGAAGGTATCGATTTTGACAAAGAAATCCCTGCCTTGCACGAACAATTGATTGCCACGCAAAGCGAAATGGAACGCACCAAACTCATCCGCCGCATTAAAACGATGGAAGAGTTCAAAGAAAGCGGCAACCGCCCGGAATGGATGATTTTAAGTGTTCTTCCCGTTATCCCTCCGGACTTGCGCCCGCTCGTTCCGCTCGATGGTGGCCGCTTTGCCGCTAGCGATTTGAACGATTTGTACAGAAGAATTATCAACCGCAACAACCGCTTGAAACACATTGAATCCTTGCGCGCCCCCGAAGTGATGATTTACAACGAAAAGCGCCTCTTGCAAGAAGCGGTGGACGCTTTGATTGAAAACGGCGCCCGCGGTAAAGTATTCATCGGCCCCGGCGGCAGACCGCTTAAATCTTTGTCCGACAGCATTAAGGGTAAACACGGCCGCTTCCGCCAAAACTTGTTGGGTAAACGCGTGGACTATTCCGGTCGTTCCGTCATCGTCGTCGGCCCGAACTTGAAACTCCACCAATGCGGTTTGCCTAAACTTATGGCCTTGGAACTCTTCAAACCTTTCATCATCGGCGAACTTATGAAGAAAGAAGGCGTGACCTTGAAATCCGCCAAAAAGATGTTGGAAAGAGTTCGCCCGGAAATTTGGGATATCTTGGAAAAAGTAACCAAGAATCACCCCGTTATGTTAAACCGTGCTCCCACCTTGCACCGCTTGGGTATTCAAGCCTTTGAACCGGTACTTATTGAAGGTAAAGCCATTCAGTTGCACCCGCTTACCTGTGCCGCCTTCAACGCTGACTTCGACGGTGACCAGATGGCCGTACACGTACCGCTTTCTTTGGAAGCGCAAATGGAAGCCCGCACTTTAATGCTTGCTTCCAACAACATTTTATCTCCTGCTTCCGGTAAACCGATTGCCGCTCCGTCCCACGATATGGTCTTGGGTGTAAGCTTCTTGACCAAAGTGAAAGACGGCGATATCGGTGAAGGTTCTATCTTCGGTAGCAAGGAAGATGCCTTAGTGGCCTTGGAATACGGAAAACTTTCCTATCACGCCAAAATTAAAGTGCGCGGCATCAACGCTATCCCTGAACCGGGTGCGAACGGCAAAGCCGAAACCGATGCTTCCAAATGGAAAGATTATACCTCCGTGGGCCGCATTATTTTCAACCAAGCCATGCCGAAAGGTTGGGAATATATCAATAAAACCATCGGTAAAAAAGAATTGGGCGCCTTGGTGGACGAATGTTACAAGAGCAAAAAGTATGGCCGCTATGAAGCCGTACAACTCTTGGATAAAATCATGAAAATGGGTTATCACTATGCCACCTTGTCCGGCTTGTCTATCTCCATTGCGGATATGACAATCCCGTCCGTCAAACAAAAATATATTGACGACGCCAAAAAGAAAGTGAAAGAAATTCAAGCCCAAGCCGAAGCCGGTATCATTACCGAAGGTGAACGCTATAACAAAGTTATCGATATTTGGACTCGCGTTACGGACGATGTAGCCAACGAACTCTTCAAAGAAATGAAAAAATTTGAAGAATCTAAATACGATCCGTCCAACAAAGAACACAGCGGTCAACGCTTTAACTCCGTCTATTTAATGGCGGACTCCGGCGCCCGCGGTTCCCGCCAACAGGTACGCCAGTTGGCCGGTATGCGCGGTCTTATGGCTAAACCGCAAAAGAAACTTACCGGTGGTCAAGGGGAAATTATCGAATCTCCTATTACCGCTAACTTCCGTGAAGGTTTGTCCGTACTCGAATACTTTATTTCCACTCACGGTGGTCGTAAAGGTTTGTCCGATACGGCTTTGAAAACCGCCGACGCCGGTTACTTAACCCGCCGTTTGGTGGACGTTGCCCACAATGTGGTAGTAACGGAAGAAGACTGCGGTACCCACAACGGTATTGTGGTTAAATCTTTGATGAGCGGTGAAGAAATGGTGGAACCCATTGAAGAACGTATTTTGGGCCGCACCAGCTTGGAAGATGTCGTGGTGAAAGTGAAAAAAGCCGACGGCACCGAAGAAGAAAAAACCATCATCAAAGAAGGCGATTTAATTACCTTGGAACAAAGCAAGCAAGTCAAAAAATATGGTGTGGAATCTGTACGCATCCGCTCCGTATTAACCTGCGAAGCCCCCTTCGGTGTGTGCTCTCGCTGCTATGGCTTGTCCTTGGCTACTTCTTCCAAGAGCAACCCCGGCGATTCCGTGGGTATCATCGCTGCCCAATCCATCGGTGAACCCGGTACGCAGTTAACCCTTCGTACCTTCCACATCGGTGGTACGGCCTCCCGCGTGCTCTCTCGCAGCCAAGCGGTGGCCGAAATCGACGGTAAGGTAACCTTCAAAGATATCAAGATTATTACCAACCGCTACGACAATAAAATTTGTATTTCCAGAAACGGCTCTATCTTTGTTGAGGCCGGAAATGGTACAATAAAAGAATACAAGATTCAGTACGGCGCTTCCGTGTACACCGCGGATAAAGCGACCGTCAAAAAAGGCTCGCTCCTCGCGGAGTGGGACCCGCACTCTATCCCCGTGCTCGCGGAAGTTTCCGGCACGGTCCGTTTGACGGATGTGGTGGAAGGTATCACCTTGCAGGAAGAGCGCAACAAAGTAACGGGCGTAATCGAACGCAAAATTACCGCTAGCCGCATGGGTAAGAAAAACCCGCGCATTAGCATCGACGGCAAAGACAAGAAAATCAATTTCCCCTTGCCTATCGATACGATTTTGATGGTAGAAAACGGTGAAGAAGTGGAACCGGGTGATGTGCTCGCTAAAATCGGGCGCGAAGCCGGCGGTACCAAAGACATCACCGGCGGTCTGCCCAGAATCGCGGAATTGTTCGAAGCTCGCAGACCCAAGAGCCCCGCTATTATTTCGGAGTTCGAAGGTATTGTAAGCTTGGAAACCTCGCCCAAAGGTTTGATTGAGGTGGTTGTACGCAACGAAGAAACCAACCAGGTTAAACAGTACAGCATTCCGCAAGGAAAACACCTTGTAGTATATGAAGGCGACCATGTAGGTGTGGGTGAAGCCCTTACCGACGGCGCCATCGACCCCCACGACGTGCTGCGCGTGAAGGGCGAAAAAGAAGCGCAAGAGTTCCTGTTAAACGCTATCCAAGAAGTGTACCGCTTGCAGGGCGTAACAATCAACGACAGACATATCGAGGTTATTGTCCGTCAGATGTTAGGGAACGTGAAAATTCTGGATGCAGGAGATACGCATTTCCTCAAAGGCGAAGTGTTAAGCCGCGCCAGCTGGCTTAGAGAAAACGCCAAGATGAAAGCTGCCGGCAAACGCTTGGCAGATGCTGAAACGATCCTTTTGGGTATCAGCAAAGCGTCTCTCGCTTCCGAATCCTTTATTTCCGCGGCTTCGTTCCAAGAAACCACCAAGGTTTTGACGGATGCCGCTATCACGGGCCAGGTAGATGAACTTGCTGGTCTGAAAGAAAACGTAATCGTAGGCCATTTGATCCCCGCGGGAACTGGTATTTCCGCCAGACAAATTGCTGAAGAATTTGAACAAAAACGCAAAGAAACAGGAGAGAAGTAA
- a CDS encoding 50S ribosomal protein L7/L12: MTNEELVNAIAELTVLELSELVKAIEEKFGVKAAAPAVAVAAAAAPAAAAAEEKDEFNVVLTAVDAAKKIGVIKIVREITGLGLKEAKDLVEGAPKAVKENVAKAEAEELKKKITEAGGTVELK; the protein is encoded by the coding sequence TTGACCAATGAAGAATTAGTAAATGCTATCGCTGAACTCACCGTTTTGGAACTCTCCGAACTCGTGAAAGCGATTGAAGAAAAATTCGGCGTAAAAGCCGCTGCCCCGGCCGTGGCCGTTGCCGCCGCTGCCGCCCCGGCTGCTGCTGCCGCTGAAGAAAAAGATGAATTCAACGTCGTGTTGACCGCTGTTGATGCCGCCAAAAAAATCGGCGTAATCAAAATCGTTCGCGAAATCACCGGCTTGGGCTTGAAAGAAGCCAAAGACCTCGTTGAAGGTGCCCCGAAAGCCGTGAAAGAAAACGTTGCCAAAGCCGAAGCTGAAGAACTCAAAAAGAAAATTACTGAAGCCGGCGGTACCGTCGAACTCAAATAG
- the rpoB gene encoding DNA-directed RNA polymerase subunit beta: MIEKQTNFGKISTKLPLPDLLDMQKQSFVDFLQLDVPPAKRELKGLQAAFEDVFPIEAPDGSMRLEFLKYELGAPRYATPAEAAVRDSTYSAPLKALMRLYVKQKNGKMKEASDQDVTLCDLPLMTDSGCFVFNGAERVVVSQMHRSPGIIFEEDEEKKQSTFGKRLYVARIIPYRGAWIEFSFDLMNALWVRIDRKKKVLASTFLRACGLETNAQIIQTFYKCEDIEVKPSNLDTVIGRYAADDIYDPATGEVLWNLDDKAALPIDDKLFKTLIEKKVKTIKVISGKPRQEDPGILATLEHRKDSIRTAAEAQAEIYKKMRGQDFVVKEQAETFLNNLVFDNIRRYDLSFVGRYKINKKFAKMFDLISQFKFKKLHTPSEKRRTLAPEDVIVTVKYLLALNAGEDAQKQYGDDFSFKVDDIDHLGNRRVRGIGELLENQIRVGLSQMAKTARDRMNRELTSLTPRALVNAQPVQAIVRKFFGTSQLSQFMDQINPLGELTHKRRLSALGPGGLNRKRAGFEVRDVHYTHYGRVCPIETPEGPNIGLITSLACYSKVNKYGLIETPYRKVVNGKVTDQIEELTADAEDDKLVAQANTPTTKDGKLDTDLVACRVRSDYPMVAPKNVNYMDVSPLQVISVSAALIPFLEHDDANRALMGCNMQRQGVPLLMPEAPYVGTGIEHEVARDSGTSMVAKRDGRVQFADASKIIIEAKDGSVDVYELLKYKRSNSDTCINQRPIVKTGDNVKARQVIADGPSMDNGYLALGRNMLVGFMCWEGYNYEDAILVSSRLVKDDVFTSVHLHEFTVDARNTKLGAEEITRDIPNIGAEALSHLDNDGIVLPATVVEPGDILVGKVTPKGEQQLTPEERLLKVIFGKKADDVVDASLRVPPGTSGKILGTRVFVRKEKLTKAEEKARLKELEEEKNSTLELLKEQRKRALANAKETIKKEAELKKEEARITSLYKLMEKKAVEHYEREIEFSKQGDELAVTVNKSVKVYIASKRKLHVGDKMSGRHGNKGVVARILPEEDMPYLPDGTPLDIVLSPLGIPSRMNVGQLLETMLGWAAHHLQYNAATPVFDGPSEAEVVEQVRKAKEKILDDKGLTGKAREEYAAKYLPDDYCRITLYDGRTGQPFEEKVTVGYMYMMKLIHLVEDKVHSRSTGPYSLITRQPLGGKAQFGGQRFGEMEVWAMEGYGATYTLQEFLTVKSDDFVGRTKMYESIVKGEAPTQPGVPESFKVLIKELQALGLSVDLLKKVEDGAAAPSASEEETEANAEAEEAGAAN, translated from the coding sequence ATGATTGAAAAACAAACAAATTTCGGCAAAATTTCCACCAAACTTCCCTTACCCGATTTGCTGGACATGCAAAAACAGTCCTTCGTGGACTTTTTGCAATTAGATGTCCCTCCCGCCAAGCGGGAACTCAAAGGCTTACAAGCCGCTTTTGAAGATGTCTTCCCGATCGAAGCACCCGACGGAAGCATGAGACTTGAATTTTTGAAATATGAACTGGGTGCCCCCCGCTATGCCACCCCGGCCGAAGCCGCCGTGCGCGATAGCACCTATTCTGCTCCCTTAAAAGCCTTGATGCGCTTGTATGTAAAGCAGAAAAACGGGAAAATGAAAGAAGCCTCCGACCAGGATGTTACCCTTTGCGATTTGCCTTTGATGACCGACTCCGGCTGTTTCGTGTTTAACGGCGCGGAACGCGTTGTCGTCAGCCAAATGCACCGCTCTCCCGGTATTATTTTTGAAGAAGACGAAGAAAAGAAACAATCCACCTTCGGTAAACGCTTGTATGTTGCCCGCATTATTCCTTATCGCGGTGCGTGGATTGAATTTTCGTTCGACTTGATGAACGCTTTGTGGGTCCGCATTGATCGCAAGAAAAAAGTGCTGGCCTCTACCTTCCTTCGCGCTTGCGGCTTGGAAACCAACGCACAGATTATCCAAACCTTCTACAAATGCGAAGATATTGAAGTGAAACCTTCCAACTTAGATACCGTCATCGGTCGCTATGCCGCCGACGATATTTACGATCCGGCCACCGGCGAAGTGCTTTGGAACTTGGACGACAAAGCCGCCTTGCCGATTGACGACAAACTTTTCAAAACTTTAATTGAAAAGAAAGTAAAAACCATTAAAGTAATTTCCGGTAAACCGCGCCAGGAAGACCCCGGTATTTTAGCCACCTTGGAACACCGCAAAGATTCTATCCGCACTGCGGCCGAAGCACAAGCCGAAATTTACAAAAAGATGAGAGGGCAAGATTTCGTCGTAAAAGAACAAGCCGAAACCTTCCTTAACAACTTGGTTTTTGATAATATTCGCAGATATGATTTGAGCTTCGTCGGTCGCTACAAAATCAACAAAAAATTTGCGAAAATGTTTGATTTGATTAGCCAATTCAAATTCAAAAAATTGCATACCCCGTCCGAAAAACGCCGCACCTTGGCTCCGGAAGATGTGATTGTAACCGTGAAATATCTTTTGGCGCTCAACGCCGGCGAAGATGCCCAAAAACAATATGGTGATGACTTCTCTTTCAAAGTCGACGATATTGACCACTTGGGTAACCGCCGTGTGCGCGGTATCGGGGAATTGTTGGAAAACCAAATTCGCGTGGGTCTTTCCCAAATGGCTAAGACTGCCCGCGACCGCATGAACCGCGAACTCACTTCTTTGACCCCGCGCGCTTTGGTAAACGCGCAACCGGTACAAGCCATCGTTCGCAAGTTCTTCGGTACTTCCCAATTATCTCAATTCATGGATCAAATCAACCCCTTGGGCGAACTTACGCACAAACGCCGCTTGTCCGCCTTGGGGCCCGGCGGGTTGAACCGCAAACGCGCCGGCTTCGAAGTGCGCGACGTACACTACACGCACTACGGCCGCGTCTGCCCGATTGAAACCCCCGAAGGTCCGAACATCGGTTTGATCACCTCTTTGGCGTGCTACTCCAAAGTAAACAAATACGGCTTGATCGAAACTCCCTACCGCAAAGTGGTAAACGGAAAAGTGACCGATCAAATCGAAGAATTGACCGCTGACGCCGAAGACGATAAACTCGTCGCCCAGGCCAACACGCCTACCACTAAAGACGGTAAATTAGATACCGACTTGGTAGCCTGCCGTGTTCGCTCCGATTACCCGATGGTTGCTCCGAAAAACGTTAACTACATGGACGTTTCTCCGTTGCAAGTCATCAGCGTATCCGCGGCCTTGATTCCGTTCTTGGAACACGACGACGCCAACCGCGCCCTCATGGGTTGTAACATGCAACGCCAGGGTGTGCCGCTTTTGATGCCGGAAGCCCCCTATGTGGGTACCGGTATTGAACACGAAGTCGCCCGCGACTCCGGTACCTCTATGGTAGCCAAACGCGACGGCCGTGTACAATTTGCGGACGCTTCCAAAATTATCATTGAAGCCAAAGACGGTTCTGTGGACGTGTATGAATTGTTGAAATACAAACGCTCCAACTCCGATACTTGTATCAACCAACGCCCGATTGTTAAAACCGGCGATAATGTAAAAGCCCGCCAAGTAATTGCCGATGGCCCGTCCATGGATAACGGTTACTTAGCCTTGGGCCGCAACATGCTCGTAGGTTTTATGTGTTGGGAAGGGTACAACTACGAAGACGCCATCTTGGTTTCCAGCCGTCTGGTGAAAGATGATGTATTCACCTCTGTTCACTTGCACGAATTTACGGTAGATGCCCGTAACACCAAATTGGGTGCGGAAGAAATCACCCGCGATATTCCCAATATCGGTGCGGAAGCCTTGTCCCACTTGGACAATGACGGTATTGTTCTTCCTGCCACGGTGGTAGAACCCGGCGATATTTTAGTCGGGAAAGTAACGCCTAAAGGCGAACAACAACTTACCCCGGAAGAAAGACTTTTGAAAGTAATCTTCGGTAAAAAAGCCGACGACGTGGTGGACGCTTCCTTGCGCGTACCGCCCGGCACCTCCGGCAAAATTTTGGGTACCCGCGTATTTGTACGCAAAGAAAAATTGACCAAAGCCGAAGAAAAAGCGCGCTTGAAAGAATTGGAAGAAGAAAAGAATTCTACGTTGGAACTCTTAAAAGAACAACGCAAACGCGCCTTGGCCAATGCCAAAGAAACCATCAAGAAGGAAGCGGAACTTAAGAAGGAAGAAGCCCGCATTACTTCCCTCTACAAATTGATGGAAAAGAAAGCCGTGGAACACTACGAACGCGAAATTGAATTCTCCAAACAAGGCGACGAACTCGCCGTAACGGTGAACAAATCCGTCAAAGTGTACATCGCTTCCAAACGCAAACTGCACGTAGGCGATAAGATGTCCGGTCGCCACGGGAACAAAGGGGTTGTAGCCCGCATTTTACCGGAAGAAGATATGCCTTACTTACCGGACGGCACCCCGCTTGATATCGTGCTTTCTCCGCTCGGTATTCCTTCTCGTATGAACGTCGGGCAGTTGCTTGAAACGATGCTCGGTTGGGCTGCGCACCACCTCCAATACAACGCTGCCACCCCGGTCTTTGATGGCCCGAGTGAAGCCGAAGTTGTGGAACAAGTCCGCAAAGCCAAAGAGAAAATTTTAGACGATAAAGGCCTTACCGGCAAAGCACGCGAAGAATACGCCGCCAAATACTTGCCGGACGATTACTGCCGCATCACGCTTTATGACGGCAGAACCGGTCAGCCTTTTGAAGAAAAAGTAACCGTCGGTTATATGTATATGATGAAACTGATCCACTTGGTGGAAGACAAGGTTCACTCCCGCTCCACCGGGCCGTACAGTTTAATCACGCGCCAACCTTTGGGCGGTAAAGCCCAGTTCGGTGGTCAGCGCTTCGGGGAAATGGAAGTGTGGGCCATGGAAGGTTACGGTGCTACCTATACCTTGCAGGAATTCCTGACGGTGAAATCCGACGATTTTGTCGGCCGCACCAAGATGTATGAATCCATCGTCAAGGGCGAAGCTCCCACCCAGCCCGGCGTACCGGAGTCCTTCAAAGTACTTATTAAAGAACTCCAAGCGCTTGGTTTGAGCGTAGATTTGCTTAAAAAGGTAGAAGACGGCGCTGCCGCGCCGTCTGCCTCCGAAGAAGAAACGGAGGCCAACGCCGAGGCTGAAGAAGCCGGAGCCGCTAACTAA
- a CDS encoding 50S ribosomal protein L10: MIPPTRNQGKGVYGCRFLCLKSKEKESDSRSKTGKKMNLTKDQKKQKSQDLASEITTAGTLFFTAYQGLKFVDMAALRAELVPTGAKFRVERNAIVEHAIRQANIEGADSKLFQGPTAIAVGGDIAAVAKALVDFQKKFAALKLRACYADGVWYNEEQVKQLATIGTKEENLSKLAGTLHNLVAQSAQVLQAPIRDFAYVIKAVEDKQNGK; the protein is encoded by the coding sequence ATGATCCCTCCGACGAGAAATCAAGGAAAGGGGGTCTATGGCTGTCGTTTTCTCTGCTTAAAAAGCAAAGAAAAAGAGAGCGATTCTCGTTCTAAAACAGGCAAAAAAATGAACCTGACAAAAGACCAAAAGAAACAAAAGTCGCAAGACTTAGCTTCTGAAATTACCACTGCCGGCACCTTGTTCTTCACGGCCTATCAAGGCTTGAAGTTCGTGGATATGGCTGCTCTGCGTGCGGAATTGGTTCCTACCGGTGCGAAATTCCGTGTAGAACGCAACGCTATCGTAGAACACGCCATTCGCCAGGCCAACATTGAAGGGGCTGATTCCAAGCTCTTCCAAGGGCCGACGGCTATTGCGGTAGGCGGCGATATCGCTGCTGTTGCCAAAGCGTTGGTGGACTTTCAGAAAAAGTTTGCGGCTTTGAAGCTTCGCGCTTGCTATGCGGACGGTGTCTGGTACAACGAAGAACAGGTTAAACAATTGGCTACCATCGGTACCAAAGAAGAAAACCTTTCCAAATTGGCCGGTACCTTGCACAACTTGGTTGCGCAATCCGCTCAAGTGTTGCAAGCTCCGATACGGGATTTTGCCTACGTTATTAAAGCTGTTGAAGATAAACAAAACGGCAAATAA
- a CDS encoding 30S ribosomal protein S12 yields MPTVNQLVKYGRAKESTRTKSPALQACPQRRGVCTRVYTTTPKKPNSALRKVARVKLTSKVEVTAYIPGEGHNLQEHSIVLVRGGRVKDLPGVRYHIIRGALDASGVENRKQGRSLYGVKRPKAGK; encoded by the coding sequence ATGCCGACAGTAAACCAATTAGTAAAATACGGCCGGGCTAAAGAGTCCACTCGGACCAAATCCCCGGCGTTGCAGGCCTGCCCGCAAAGACGCGGCGTCTGCACCCGTGTTTATACCACGACCCCTAAAAAACCGAACTCTGCTTTAAGAAAAGTAGCGCGTGTAAAACTCACCTCCAAAGTGGAAGTAACCGCTTATATTCCGGGTGAAGGACATAACTTGCAAGAACACTCCATCGTGCTCGTGCGCGGTGGCCGTGTGAAAGACTTGCCGGGTGTGCGCTATCACATCATCCGCGGTGCGCTGGACGCTTCCGGCGTAGAAAACAGAAAACAAGGCCGCTCTCTTTATGGTGTAAAGAGACCGAAAGCCGGAAAATAA
- a CDS encoding tyrosine protein kinase — MSEQAIKRQFFFAPNTQLPKDFVENMPFYFAEHGTTIHKARNLIKVFDSPIENGSKINVKKYCIPPIINRIFYSVGLRTPKAKTTYLNALELLKRGIQTPAPFAYIIEKDGWLIRFSYFFSEQVEGLQTIRQNSEDRDLLKAVAKYTADMHEKGCLHKDYTPGNILFRKENGEYKFWLVDINRFKFKNSPISAWSAFEALMKPYDNDALLKEFVLEYAKCRGVSQKLYIPILCLRKIRRAYDKTKRVLKKIPGSKLLLGKPLGK, encoded by the coding sequence ATGTCCGAACAAGCCATTAAACGCCAGTTTTTTTTCGCACCGAACACCCAACTCCCTAAAGACTTTGTAGAAAATATGCCGTTTTATTTTGCAGAACACGGCACCACTATTCACAAAGCCCGCAACTTGATTAAAGTGTTCGATAGCCCGATAGAAAACGGCTCGAAAATCAATGTAAAAAAATACTGTATCCCGCCTATCATCAATCGTATTTTTTATTCCGTCGGTCTGCGTACCCCTAAAGCCAAAACCACTTACTTAAATGCCTTGGAACTGCTTAAACGCGGTATCCAAACCCCGGCGCCGTTTGCGTATATTATTGAAAAAGACGGTTGGCTGATTCGCTTTTCCTACTTTTTCAGCGAACAAGTGGAAGGCTTGCAAACGATTCGCCAAAACAGCGAAGACAGAGATTTGCTGAAAGCCGTCGCCAAATACACGGCAGATATGCATGAAAAAGGTTGCTTGCATAAAGATTACACCCCCGGCAATATCCTTTTCCGCAAAGAAAACGGAGAATATAAATTTTGGTTGGTGGATATCAACCGGTTTAAGTTCAAAAACAGTCCTATTTCCGCTTGGTCTGCCTTTGAAGCCTTGATGAAACCGTATGACAATGATGCGTTGCTAAAAGAATTTGTACTGGAATATGCCAAATGCCGCGGTGTAAGCCAAAAACTATATATCCCTATTTTGTGCTTACGCAAAATACGGCGCGCTTACGATAAAACAAAACGCGTTTTGAAAAAAATTCCCGGCTCCAAACTTCTGTTAGGAAAACCCCTTGGAAAATAA
- the rpsG gene encoding 30S ribosomal protein S7: protein MPRKGLRPRDRRPQPAPDYKYNSVLVARFINKLNFEGKTATATRILDDAMAIIAEKTNENALEVFNKCIENVRPLVEVKARRVGGANYQVPTEVKPLRSTSLAMRWLIGAAQSRKGRPMAEKLAEEIILGSKKEGTAFKKREDVHKMAEANRAFAHFKW from the coding sequence ATGCCGAGAAAAGGTTTAAGACCCAGAGACAGAAGACCGCAGCCCGCGCCGGACTACAAATATAATTCCGTGCTCGTTGCCCGGTTCATTAACAAATTGAATTTTGAAGGCAAAACCGCCACCGCCACCCGCATTTTGGATGACGCCATGGCCATCATTGCCGAAAAAACCAACGAAAACGCTTTGGAAGTTTTCAACAAATGCATTGAAAACGTTCGCCCGCTCGTTGAAGTAAAAGCCCGCCGCGTAGGTGGTGCTAACTACCAAGTACCCACTGAAGTAAAACCCTTGCGCAGCACCTCTTTGGCCATGAGATGGTTGATTGGTGCCGCTCAAAGCCGCAAAGGCCGCCCGATGGCTGAAAAATTGGCCGAAGAAATTATTTTGGGCTCCAAAAAAGAAGGTACTGCCTTTAAGAAACGCGAAGATGTGCACAAAATGGCCGAAGCCAACCGTGCCTTCGCCCACTTCAAATGGTAA